A stretch of the Vitis riparia cultivar Riparia Gloire de Montpellier isolate 1030 chromosome 13, EGFV_Vit.rip_1.0, whole genome shotgun sequence genome encodes the following:
- the LOC117928608 gene encoding putative disease resistance RPP13-like protein 1: MAETQPSTSKSLIPSCRTSFTPSAIKFNDEMRSKIENITARLEHISSRKNDLLSTEKNSGKRSAKPREILPTTSLVDEPIVYGRETEKAAIVDSLLHYHVPSDDSVRVIAITGMGGVGKTTLAQFAYNHYKVKSHFDLRAWVCVSDYFDVVGVTRTILQSVAPDMSDVNDLNGLNQLQVKLNDKLSGKKFLLVFDDVWSQDCNKWNLLYKPMRTGAKGSRVIVTTRDQRVVPAVRASSAYPLEGLSNDDCLSLFAQHAFIHPRNFDNHPHLRAVGERIVKKCRGLPLAAKALGGMLRTELNHDAWEEILESKIWELPKENNSILPALKLSYHHLPSHLKRCFAYCSIFPKDYEFNVDELV, from the coding sequence ATGGCGGAAACTCAACCCAGCACTAGTAAGAGTCTTATCCCTTCTTGTCGTACTAGTTTCACTCCAAGTGCTATTAAGTTCAATGATGAGATGAGGTCCAAGATAGAGAATATCACTGCCAGGTTGGAACATATTTCTTCACGGAAAAATGATCTCCTTTCAACAGAAAAAAATTCTGGGAAAAGGTCCGCCAAACCAAGAGAAATACTACCCACCACTTCTTTGGTGGATGAACCTATTGTTTATGGAAGGGAAACAGAGAAAGCAGCCATAGTCGACTCCTTGCTCCATTATCATGTGCCAAGTGACGATTCAGTCCGTGTCATTGCCATAACTGGCATGGGAGGCGTGGGCAAAACTACTCTTGCTCAGTTTGCCTACAACCATTATAAAGTGAAGAGTCATTTTGATCTAAGAGCTTGGGTTTGTGTCTCTGATTATTTTGATGTCGTGGGGGTAACCAGGACAATTCTTCAGTCTGTTGCTCCTGATATGTCCGATGTCAACGATCTCAACGGTCTCAACCAGCTTCAAGTCAAACTGAATGATAAACTCTCTGGAAAAaagtttcttcttgtttttgacGACGTTTGGAGTCAGGATTGTAATAAATGGAACCTTTTATACAAGCCAATGAGAACTGGAGCAAAAGGCAGCAGGGTTATTGTCACCACTCGTGATCAAAGGGTTGTACCAGCCGTCCGAGCCAGCTCAGCTTATCCCCTCGAGGGGTTATCAAATGACGATTGCTTATCTTTGTTTGCCCAGCATGCATTTATACATCCCAGAAACTTTGATAATCATCCACACTTGAGAGCTGTCGGCGAACGAATTGTGAAAAAGTGCAGGGGACTACCTTTGGCTGCAAAGGCCTTAGGAGGAATGTTGCGCACAGAACTAAATCATGATGCATGGGAGGAAATACTCGAAAGCAAGATATGGGAGTTACCAAAAGAGAATAACAGTATTCTTCCAGCTCTCAAATTGAGTTATCATCATCTTCCTTCTCATTTGAAGCGCTGCTTCGCTTACTGCTCTATATTTCCAAAGGACTACGAATTCAATGTGGATGAATTAGTCTAG